The following coding sequences are from one Carassius auratus strain Wakin chromosome 15, ASM336829v1, whole genome shotgun sequence window:
- the LOC113115147 gene encoding autism susceptibility gene 2 protein homolog isoform X1: protein MFAPTTALAPPPPLLTGSALPVPSAPATAPYTDHDLLRQELNSRFLASQTVDRGGAPAPPACLRTEFHQHQHTHQHTHQHTFTPFPHSIMPSPAAPLVRSPARQFDKYPAKVDNFHRHNLVPSYPSVMTGIPPMVPPAGPFSSLQGAFQPKASNPLDVVSRPGSVPHQLLQKDSRLLDPMCPKPKKPGKWCAMHVHIAWQVYHHQQKIKKQMQIEPHKLDFGFKPEFLNRSPVSSFMGLQPRDLPRPSTILSNAGPTHPSVSPYGPLPHTPNNLHSVIPHHETLNKPLTFGGLSTLSSSAFGGLGNPSLTPNSAQGTKDGKTMPTSSGQLETWNRLHQTPSSFPTLPLCPRPSETERALSIPDRAAMKRDSLDNKDDKEWEPKEKSNGRLLSPIRNSALDNKHPTESVKSSSPDETKEEEQTREKTQAQELPQQTRQTEEPKHKEIQSDKKEKDVKSEQQQPAEDKPAGKESSSPKQQREDLKRPNSDSQPWEPAEKKIRVEYEPHAKSSKVRVKEEKRDNQDHEVTTHQKALEKPWQDPRVPAINPSPLSTLPLPIGIPAGHSGLDRTRLVSPFLGMGPLPGAERLPYSPQHWESMRNVYRGLDLPRRDSMGKDLLIRNDPLQRAMMGHPAYPREPFLQSMALMQRSQLEERQRMAFLREESERSNLLAMHHSALDPHLQHPGLFAAAYPSTGLPHYTSLSRSLPAAYIHAQPHPLFPMLAARSGSPRRMTPLTDRPVSYPHRDTETR, encoded by the exons ATGTTTGCCCCGACGACAGCCCTGGCTCCTCCTCCTCCCCTCCTAACAGGAAGTGCTCTGCCAGTGCCCAGCGCGCCAGCAACAGCTCCTTACACAG ATCATGATCTACTGCGGCAAGAGTTAAACTCTCGCTTCTTGGCCTCCCAGACTGTCGATCGAGGAGGTGCTCCAGCTCCCCCGGCCTGTCTGCGCACAGAGTTCCACCAGCACcagcacacacaccaacacacacatcagcacaccTTCACTCCGTTCCCCCATTCCATCATGCCCAGCCCAGCAGCACCACTGGTGCGTAGCCCTGCCAGACAA TTTGACAAATACCCCGCTAAAGTGGATAACTTCCATAGACACAAT TTGGTCCCGTCCTATCCGTCAGTAATGACTGGAATACCACCTATGGTTCCACCTGCTGGACCATTCAGCTCTCTCCAGGGAGCTTTTCAGCCCAAG GCCTCCAACCCACTAGATGTGGTGTCAAGGCCAGGATCTGTGCCACACCAGCTTTTACAGAAGGACTCCAGA cttcTTGACCCCATGTGTCCTAAACCAAAA AAACCTGGGAAGTGGTGTGCAATGCACGTCCACATTGCATGGCAAGTTTACCATCATCAGCAAAAAATTAAG AAGCAGATGCAGATTGAGCCACATAAATTAGATTTTGGATTTAAGCCTGAGTTTCTGAATCGATCACCTGTCTCGAGCTTCATGGGACTGCAGCCACGTGATTTACCCCGTCCCTCCACAATCCTCTCTAATGCAG GTCCCACACACCCTTCAGTTTCGCCCTATGGACCCTTACCCCATACCCCAAACAATCTCCACAGTGTAATCCCCCATCATG AGACTCTTAATAAGCCACTCACCTTTGGAGGGCTAAGTACACTGAGCTCATCTGCCTTTGGAGGACTAGGAAACCCATCACTAA CACCAAATTCAGCACAAGGGACTAAAGATGGTAAAACGATGCCAACTTCAAGTGGACAACTGGAGACCTGGAACAGATTGCACCAGACACCCTCATCCTTCCCAACGCTGCCTCTGTGTCCAAGGCCTTCTGAAACTGAGAGAGCTCTCTCTATACCGGACAGAGCAGCGATGAAGAGAGATTCCCTAGACAACAAAGATGACAAGGAATG GGAGCCAAAAGAGAAATCAAATGGGAGGCTTTTGTCACCCATCAGGAACAGTGCACTGGACAACAAACACCCAACAGAGTCCGTCAAAAGTTCCTCTCCTGATGAGACCAAGGAAGAGGAGCAGACAAGAGAGAAAACACAAGCCCAAGAGCTTCCGCAACAAACTCGACAAACCGAGGAGCCAAAACACAAAGAGATCCAAAgtgacaaaaaagaaaaggatGTCAAAAGTGAGCAGCAGCAGCCCGCTGAGGACAAGCCAGCAGGAAAAGAGAGTTCATCACCCAAGCAACAGAGAGAGGATCTCAAGCGGCCAAACAGTGATAGCCAACCCTGGGAGCCAGCTGAGAAGAAGATTAGAGTCGAATATGAACCGCATGCAAAGAGCAGCAAGGTGAGGGTGAAGGAGGAGAAGAGAGACAACCAGGACCATGAGGTTACAACACACCAGAAAGCTTTGGAAAAACCATGGCAGGATCCCAGAGTCCCTGCTATTAACCCTTCACCTCTTTCAACTCTTCCTTTACCAATAGGAATCCCAGCTGGCCATTCTGGTCTTGACAGGACAAGGCTAGTCTCACCTTTTCTGGGAATGGGTCCACTTCCTGGAGCCGAAAGGCTGCCTTACTCGCCTCAGCACTGGGAGTCTATGCGGAATGTTTACCGAGGCTTAGATCTTCCTCGTAGGGACTCCATGGGCAAGGACCTCCTAATAAGAAATGACCCCCTGCAACGTGCCATGATGGGTCACCCTGCTTACCCCCGTGAGCCATTTCTGCAGTCCATGGCCTTGATGCAAAGGAGTCAACTGGAGGAACGGCAGCGTATGGCCTTTCTGAGAGAGGAAAGCGAGCGTAGCAACCTGTTGGCTATGCATCATAGTGCACTGGATCCTCACTTACAACATCCAGGACTCTTCGCGGCGGCTTACCCCAGCACAGGGCTCCCACATTACACCTCGCTCAGTAGGTCTCTACCTGCTGCTTATATACATGCCCAACCACACCCGCTTTTTCCAATGCTGGCAGCAAGGTCGGGGTCTCCGAGACGGATGACCCCTCTCACAGACAGACCTGTTTCATACCcacacagagacactgagacTCGGTGA
- the LOC113115147 gene encoding autism susceptibility gene 2 protein homolog isoform X2 → MFAPTTALAPPPPLLTGSALPVPSAPATAPYTDHDLLRQELNSRFLASQTVDRGGAPAPPACLRTEFHQHQHTHQHTHQHTFTPFPHSIMPSPAAPLFDKYPAKVDNFHRHNLVPSYPSVMTGIPPMVPPAGPFSSLQGAFQPKASNPLDVVSRPGSVPHQLLQKDSRLLDPMCPKPKKPGKWCAMHVHIAWQVYHHQQKIKKQMQIEPHKLDFGFKPEFLNRSPVSSFMGLQPRDLPRPSTILSNAGPTHPSVSPYGPLPHTPNNLHSVIPHHETLNKPLTFGGLSTLSSSAFGGLGNPSLTPNSAQGTKDGKTMPTSSGQLETWNRLHQTPSSFPTLPLCPRPSETERALSIPDRAAMKRDSLDNKDDKEWEPKEKSNGRLLSPIRNSALDNKHPTESVKSSSPDETKEEEQTREKTQAQELPQQTRQTEEPKHKEIQSDKKEKDVKSEQQQPAEDKPAGKESSSPKQQREDLKRPNSDSQPWEPAEKKIRVEYEPHAKSSKVRVKEEKRDNQDHEVTTHQKALEKPWQDPRVPAINPSPLSTLPLPIGIPAGHSGLDRTRLVSPFLGMGPLPGAERLPYSPQHWESMRNVYRGLDLPRRDSMGKDLLIRNDPLQRAMMGHPAYPREPFLQSMALMQRSQLEERQRMAFLREESERSNLLAMHHSALDPHLQHPGLFAAAYPSTGLPHYTSLSRSLPAAYIHAQPHPLFPMLAARSGSPRRMTPLTDRPVSYPHRDTETR, encoded by the exons ATGTTTGCCCCGACGACAGCCCTGGCTCCTCCTCCTCCCCTCCTAACAGGAAGTGCTCTGCCAGTGCCCAGCGCGCCAGCAACAGCTCCTTACACAG ATCATGATCTACTGCGGCAAGAGTTAAACTCTCGCTTCTTGGCCTCCCAGACTGTCGATCGAGGAGGTGCTCCAGCTCCCCCGGCCTGTCTGCGCACAGAGTTCCACCAGCACcagcacacacaccaacacacacatcagcacaccTTCACTCCGTTCCCCCATTCCATCATGCCCAGCCCAGCAGCACCACTG TTTGACAAATACCCCGCTAAAGTGGATAACTTCCATAGACACAAT TTGGTCCCGTCCTATCCGTCAGTAATGACTGGAATACCACCTATGGTTCCACCTGCTGGACCATTCAGCTCTCTCCAGGGAGCTTTTCAGCCCAAG GCCTCCAACCCACTAGATGTGGTGTCAAGGCCAGGATCTGTGCCACACCAGCTTTTACAGAAGGACTCCAGA cttcTTGACCCCATGTGTCCTAAACCAAAA AAACCTGGGAAGTGGTGTGCAATGCACGTCCACATTGCATGGCAAGTTTACCATCATCAGCAAAAAATTAAG AAGCAGATGCAGATTGAGCCACATAAATTAGATTTTGGATTTAAGCCTGAGTTTCTGAATCGATCACCTGTCTCGAGCTTCATGGGACTGCAGCCACGTGATTTACCCCGTCCCTCCACAATCCTCTCTAATGCAG GTCCCACACACCCTTCAGTTTCGCCCTATGGACCCTTACCCCATACCCCAAACAATCTCCACAGTGTAATCCCCCATCATG AGACTCTTAATAAGCCACTCACCTTTGGAGGGCTAAGTACACTGAGCTCATCTGCCTTTGGAGGACTAGGAAACCCATCACTAA CACCAAATTCAGCACAAGGGACTAAAGATGGTAAAACGATGCCAACTTCAAGTGGACAACTGGAGACCTGGAACAGATTGCACCAGACACCCTCATCCTTCCCAACGCTGCCTCTGTGTCCAAGGCCTTCTGAAACTGAGAGAGCTCTCTCTATACCGGACAGAGCAGCGATGAAGAGAGATTCCCTAGACAACAAAGATGACAAGGAATG GGAGCCAAAAGAGAAATCAAATGGGAGGCTTTTGTCACCCATCAGGAACAGTGCACTGGACAACAAACACCCAACAGAGTCCGTCAAAAGTTCCTCTCCTGATGAGACCAAGGAAGAGGAGCAGACAAGAGAGAAAACACAAGCCCAAGAGCTTCCGCAACAAACTCGACAAACCGAGGAGCCAAAACACAAAGAGATCCAAAgtgacaaaaaagaaaaggatGTCAAAAGTGAGCAGCAGCAGCCCGCTGAGGACAAGCCAGCAGGAAAAGAGAGTTCATCACCCAAGCAACAGAGAGAGGATCTCAAGCGGCCAAACAGTGATAGCCAACCCTGGGAGCCAGCTGAGAAGAAGATTAGAGTCGAATATGAACCGCATGCAAAGAGCAGCAAGGTGAGGGTGAAGGAGGAGAAGAGAGACAACCAGGACCATGAGGTTACAACACACCAGAAAGCTTTGGAAAAACCATGGCAGGATCCCAGAGTCCCTGCTATTAACCCTTCACCTCTTTCAACTCTTCCTTTACCAATAGGAATCCCAGCTGGCCATTCTGGTCTTGACAGGACAAGGCTAGTCTCACCTTTTCTGGGAATGGGTCCACTTCCTGGAGCCGAAAGGCTGCCTTACTCGCCTCAGCACTGGGAGTCTATGCGGAATGTTTACCGAGGCTTAGATCTTCCTCGTAGGGACTCCATGGGCAAGGACCTCCTAATAAGAAATGACCCCCTGCAACGTGCCATGATGGGTCACCCTGCTTACCCCCGTGAGCCATTTCTGCAGTCCATGGCCTTGATGCAAAGGAGTCAACTGGAGGAACGGCAGCGTATGGCCTTTCTGAGAGAGGAAAGCGAGCGTAGCAACCTGTTGGCTATGCATCATAGTGCACTGGATCCTCACTTACAACATCCAGGACTCTTCGCGGCGGCTTACCCCAGCACAGGGCTCCCACATTACACCTCGCTCAGTAGGTCTCTACCTGCTGCTTATATACATGCCCAACCACACCCGCTTTTTCCAATGCTGGCAGCAAGGTCGGGGTCTCCGAGACGGATGACCCCTCTCACAGACAGACCTGTTTCATACCcacacagagacactgagacTCGGTGA
- the LOC113115147 gene encoding autism susceptibility gene 2 protein homolog isoform X3, whose protein sequence is MFAPTTALAPPPPLLTGSALPVPSAPATAPYTDHDLLRQELNSRFLASQTVDRGGAPAPPACLRTEFHQHQHTHQHTHQHTFTPFPHSIMPSPAAPLVRSPARQFDKYPAKVDNFHRHNLVPSYPSVMTGIPPMVPPAGPFSSLQGAFQPKASNPLDVVSRPGSVPHQLLQKDSRKPGKWCAMHVHIAWQVYHHQQKIKKQMQIEPHKLDFGFKPEFLNRSPVSSFMGLQPRDLPRPSTILSNAGPTHPSVSPYGPLPHTPNNLHSVIPHHETLNKPLTFGGLSTLSSSAFGGLGNPSLTPNSAQGTKDGKTMPTSSGQLETWNRLHQTPSSFPTLPLCPRPSETERALSIPDRAAMKRDSLDNKDDKEWEPKEKSNGRLLSPIRNSALDNKHPTESVKSSSPDETKEEEQTREKTQAQELPQQTRQTEEPKHKEIQSDKKEKDVKSEQQQPAEDKPAGKESSSPKQQREDLKRPNSDSQPWEPAEKKIRVEYEPHAKSSKVRVKEEKRDNQDHEVTTHQKALEKPWQDPRVPAINPSPLSTLPLPIGIPAGHSGLDRTRLVSPFLGMGPLPGAERLPYSPQHWESMRNVYRGLDLPRRDSMGKDLLIRNDPLQRAMMGHPAYPREPFLQSMALMQRSQLEERQRMAFLREESERSNLLAMHHSALDPHLQHPGLFAAAYPSTGLPHYTSLSRSLPAAYIHAQPHPLFPMLAARSGSPRRMTPLTDRPVSYPHRDTETR, encoded by the exons ATGTTTGCCCCGACGACAGCCCTGGCTCCTCCTCCTCCCCTCCTAACAGGAAGTGCTCTGCCAGTGCCCAGCGCGCCAGCAACAGCTCCTTACACAG ATCATGATCTACTGCGGCAAGAGTTAAACTCTCGCTTCTTGGCCTCCCAGACTGTCGATCGAGGAGGTGCTCCAGCTCCCCCGGCCTGTCTGCGCACAGAGTTCCACCAGCACcagcacacacaccaacacacacatcagcacaccTTCACTCCGTTCCCCCATTCCATCATGCCCAGCCCAGCAGCACCACTGGTGCGTAGCCCTGCCAGACAA TTTGACAAATACCCCGCTAAAGTGGATAACTTCCATAGACACAAT TTGGTCCCGTCCTATCCGTCAGTAATGACTGGAATACCACCTATGGTTCCACCTGCTGGACCATTCAGCTCTCTCCAGGGAGCTTTTCAGCCCAAG GCCTCCAACCCACTAGATGTGGTGTCAAGGCCAGGATCTGTGCCACACCAGCTTTTACAGAAGGACTCCAGA AAACCTGGGAAGTGGTGTGCAATGCACGTCCACATTGCATGGCAAGTTTACCATCATCAGCAAAAAATTAAG AAGCAGATGCAGATTGAGCCACATAAATTAGATTTTGGATTTAAGCCTGAGTTTCTGAATCGATCACCTGTCTCGAGCTTCATGGGACTGCAGCCACGTGATTTACCCCGTCCCTCCACAATCCTCTCTAATGCAG GTCCCACACACCCTTCAGTTTCGCCCTATGGACCCTTACCCCATACCCCAAACAATCTCCACAGTGTAATCCCCCATCATG AGACTCTTAATAAGCCACTCACCTTTGGAGGGCTAAGTACACTGAGCTCATCTGCCTTTGGAGGACTAGGAAACCCATCACTAA CACCAAATTCAGCACAAGGGACTAAAGATGGTAAAACGATGCCAACTTCAAGTGGACAACTGGAGACCTGGAACAGATTGCACCAGACACCCTCATCCTTCCCAACGCTGCCTCTGTGTCCAAGGCCTTCTGAAACTGAGAGAGCTCTCTCTATACCGGACAGAGCAGCGATGAAGAGAGATTCCCTAGACAACAAAGATGACAAGGAATG GGAGCCAAAAGAGAAATCAAATGGGAGGCTTTTGTCACCCATCAGGAACAGTGCACTGGACAACAAACACCCAACAGAGTCCGTCAAAAGTTCCTCTCCTGATGAGACCAAGGAAGAGGAGCAGACAAGAGAGAAAACACAAGCCCAAGAGCTTCCGCAACAAACTCGACAAACCGAGGAGCCAAAACACAAAGAGATCCAAAgtgacaaaaaagaaaaggatGTCAAAAGTGAGCAGCAGCAGCCCGCTGAGGACAAGCCAGCAGGAAAAGAGAGTTCATCACCCAAGCAACAGAGAGAGGATCTCAAGCGGCCAAACAGTGATAGCCAACCCTGGGAGCCAGCTGAGAAGAAGATTAGAGTCGAATATGAACCGCATGCAAAGAGCAGCAAGGTGAGGGTGAAGGAGGAGAAGAGAGACAACCAGGACCATGAGGTTACAACACACCAGAAAGCTTTGGAAAAACCATGGCAGGATCCCAGAGTCCCTGCTATTAACCCTTCACCTCTTTCAACTCTTCCTTTACCAATAGGAATCCCAGCTGGCCATTCTGGTCTTGACAGGACAAGGCTAGTCTCACCTTTTCTGGGAATGGGTCCACTTCCTGGAGCCGAAAGGCTGCCTTACTCGCCTCAGCACTGGGAGTCTATGCGGAATGTTTACCGAGGCTTAGATCTTCCTCGTAGGGACTCCATGGGCAAGGACCTCCTAATAAGAAATGACCCCCTGCAACGTGCCATGATGGGTCACCCTGCTTACCCCCGTGAGCCATTTCTGCAGTCCATGGCCTTGATGCAAAGGAGTCAACTGGAGGAACGGCAGCGTATGGCCTTTCTGAGAGAGGAAAGCGAGCGTAGCAACCTGTTGGCTATGCATCATAGTGCACTGGATCCTCACTTACAACATCCAGGACTCTTCGCGGCGGCTTACCCCAGCACAGGGCTCCCACATTACACCTCGCTCAGTAGGTCTCTACCTGCTGCTTATATACATGCCCAACCACACCCGCTTTTTCCAATGCTGGCAGCAAGGTCGGGGTCTCCGAGACGGATGACCCCTCTCACAGACAGACCTGTTTCATACCcacacagagacactgagacTCGGTGA
- the LOC113115148 gene encoding histone H4 transcription factor-like isoform X2 — MAKRKNVSKIVVACEWASCTFKSQSTEELSDHMSLHLKEHLGDGDAMEELEDYPCLWRGCEFLAMGNQSELIAHAHFHIFHSKLKYIGAQLLESHPELPSCTQDLHSSSLVPDVSEGFVCQWQHCDSSFNNPEWFYRHVDMHTDCTELQPLPDRQQALFCSWSGCDAFFKIKYRLREHLRSHTQERLVACPTCGCMFSSNTKFFDHIQRQAEPEDSLTCGHCDKAFANERLLRDHVRQHVNHIKCPLCDMTCTSLSTLKIHIKFRHCDERPFPCDFCESSFKNQHDLRRHMETHNEGAAYHCTVEGCGYSSRMAHTMSQHYKRVHENDIAPRYKCHLCDKTFSWCYTLTLHLRKKHQLKWPSGHSRFRYKKDEDGYLRLNMVRYETVEVTEELIKNMAVKRTPRKVSGSTSHSREPMLHPDSGNSTPQHSSSPSSPSSSSSTSELLEGTDSSGFKGDETSVYCVLDTVTEVSGDPEEVAQPGGPSVAVRALAAVARGLGMDVV, encoded by the exons atggcaaaaagaaaaaatgtctctAAAATAGTGGTGGCATGCGAGTGGGCTTCATGCACTTTCAAGAGTCAAAGCACGGAGGAGTTGAGTGATCATATGTCTCTACATCTGAAGGAGCATCTTGGGGACGGAGATGCCATGGAGGAGCTGG AGGATTATCCGTGTCTGTGGAGGGGCTGTGAGTTCCTGGCGATGGGAAACCAAAGCGAGCTGATCGCTCATGCCCATTTCCACATCTTCCACAGCAAGCTGAAATACATTGGTGCTCAGCTCCTTGAATCCCACCCTGAACTGCCTAGCTGTACTCAGGATCTCCACAGCAGCAGTCTAGTCCCTGATGTCTCTGAGGGGTTCGTCTGTCAGTGGCAGCACTGTGAT AGTTCCTTTAATAACCCTGAGTGGTTCTACCGTCATGTTGACATGCACACAGACTGCACTGAGCTCCAGCCGCTTCCTGATCGACAGCAGGCTCTCTTCTGCAGCTGGTCAG GctgtgatgctttttttaagATCAAGTACCGTCTACGTGAGCATCTGCGCAGTCATACACAGGAGCGGCTGGTCGCTTGCCCCACCTGCGGCTGTATGTTTTCCAGCAATACGAAGTTCTTTGACCATATCCAGAGACAAGCAGAACCAGAAG ATTCTCTAACATGTGGACATTGTGACAAAGCATTCGCCAACGAGAGGCTGCTGAGAGACCATGTTCGTCAACATG tgaatcatATAAAATGTCCTCTCTGTGACATGACGTGCACGTCCCTTTCCACCTTGAAGATCCATATCAAATTCCGTCACTGCGATGAGAGGCCCTTCCCGTGTGACTTCTGTGAGAGCAG CTTCAAGAACCAGCATGATCTGCGGAGACACATGGAAACTCACAATGAGGGAGCAGCATACCACTGCACAGTAGAGGGCTGTGGATACTCTTCACGCATGGCCCACACCATGAGCCAGCACTATAAACGAGTACACGAG AACGACATCGCTCCAAGGTATAAATGTCACCTTTGTGACAAGACCTTCTCTTGGTGTTACACACTCACCCTCCACCTTCGAAAGAAGCATCAGCTCAAATGGCCATCTGGACATTCCCGTTTTAG GTACAAGAAGGACGAGGATGGGTATCTGCGGCTCAACATGGTGCGTTATGAGACTGTAGAGGTCACGGAAGAGTTGATCAAAAACATGGCTGTAAAGCGCACCCCTCGCAAGGTCTCTGGTTCAACCAGTCACTCCAGGGAACCCATGCTGCATCCCGACAGCGGAAATAGCACTCCCCAACACTCTTCCTCACCCTCCTCTCCTTCCTCATCATCTTCAACTTCAGAGCTCCTGGAGGGAACTGACAGCAGTGGATTTAAAGGCGATGAAACATCTGTGTATTGTGTGTTGGACACTGTGACTGAGGTCAGTGGGGATCCAGAAGAAGTGGCCCAACCTGGTGGGCCATCAGTGGCTGTTAGAGCTCTGGCTGCAGTGGCTAGAGGTCTAGGAATGGATGTGGTGTAA
- the LOC113115148 gene encoding histone H4 transcription factor-like isoform X1 encodes MAKRKNVSKIVVACEWASCTFKSQSTEELSDHMSLHLKEHLGDGDAMEELEDYPCLWRGCEFLAMGNQSELIAHAHFHIFHSKLKYIGAQLLESHPELPSCTQDLHSSSLVPDVSEGFVCQWQHCDSSFNNPEWFYRHVDMHTDCTELQPLPDRQQALFCSWSGCDAFFKIKYRLREHLRSHTQERLVACPTCGCMFSSNTKFFDHIQRQAEPEDSLTCGHCDKAFANERLLRDHVRQHVNHIKCPLCDMTCTSLSTLKIHIKFRHCDERPFPCDFCESSFKNQHDLRRHMETHNEGAAYHCTVEGCGYSSRMAHTMSQHYKRVHEQNDIAPRYKCHLCDKTFSWCYTLTLHLRKKHQLKWPSGHSRFRYKKDEDGYLRLNMVRYETVEVTEELIKNMAVKRTPRKVSGSTSHSREPMLHPDSGNSTPQHSSSPSSPSSSSSTSELLEGTDSSGFKGDETSVYCVLDTVTEVSGDPEEVAQPGGPSVAVRALAAVARGLGMDVV; translated from the exons atggcaaaaagaaaaaatgtctctAAAATAGTGGTGGCATGCGAGTGGGCTTCATGCACTTTCAAGAGTCAAAGCACGGAGGAGTTGAGTGATCATATGTCTCTACATCTGAAGGAGCATCTTGGGGACGGAGATGCCATGGAGGAGCTGG AGGATTATCCGTGTCTGTGGAGGGGCTGTGAGTTCCTGGCGATGGGAAACCAAAGCGAGCTGATCGCTCATGCCCATTTCCACATCTTCCACAGCAAGCTGAAATACATTGGTGCTCAGCTCCTTGAATCCCACCCTGAACTGCCTAGCTGTACTCAGGATCTCCACAGCAGCAGTCTAGTCCCTGATGTCTCTGAGGGGTTCGTCTGTCAGTGGCAGCACTGTGAT AGTTCCTTTAATAACCCTGAGTGGTTCTACCGTCATGTTGACATGCACACAGACTGCACTGAGCTCCAGCCGCTTCCTGATCGACAGCAGGCTCTCTTCTGCAGCTGGTCAG GctgtgatgctttttttaagATCAAGTACCGTCTACGTGAGCATCTGCGCAGTCATACACAGGAGCGGCTGGTCGCTTGCCCCACCTGCGGCTGTATGTTTTCCAGCAATACGAAGTTCTTTGACCATATCCAGAGACAAGCAGAACCAGAAG ATTCTCTAACATGTGGACATTGTGACAAAGCATTCGCCAACGAGAGGCTGCTGAGAGACCATGTTCGTCAACATG tgaatcatATAAAATGTCCTCTCTGTGACATGACGTGCACGTCCCTTTCCACCTTGAAGATCCATATCAAATTCCGTCACTGCGATGAGAGGCCCTTCCCGTGTGACTTCTGTGAGAGCAG CTTCAAGAACCAGCATGATCTGCGGAGACACATGGAAACTCACAATGAGGGAGCAGCATACCACTGCACAGTAGAGGGCTGTGGATACTCTTCACGCATGGCCCACACCATGAGCCAGCACTATAAACGAGTACACGAG CAGAACGACATCGCTCCAAGGTATAAATGTCACCTTTGTGACAAGACCTTCTCTTGGTGTTACACACTCACCCTCCACCTTCGAAAGAAGCATCAGCTCAAATGGCCATCTGGACATTCCCGTTTTAG GTACAAGAAGGACGAGGATGGGTATCTGCGGCTCAACATGGTGCGTTATGAGACTGTAGAGGTCACGGAAGAGTTGATCAAAAACATGGCTGTAAAGCGCACCCCTCGCAAGGTCTCTGGTTCAACCAGTCACTCCAGGGAACCCATGCTGCATCCCGACAGCGGAAATAGCACTCCCCAACACTCTTCCTCACCCTCCTCTCCTTCCTCATCATCTTCAACTTCAGAGCTCCTGGAGGGAACTGACAGCAGTGGATTTAAAGGCGATGAAACATCTGTGTATTGTGTGTTGGACACTGTGACTGAGGTCAGTGGGGATCCAGAAGAAGTGGCCCAACCTGGTGGGCCATCAGTGGCTGTTAGAGCTCTGGCTGCAGTGGCTAGAGGTCTAGGAATGGATGTGGTGTAA